ACGTGCCGGAAGGCGCGACGCCGAAAGATGGTCCTTCGGCCGGCATCGCGATGACGACCGCGCTGGTGTCGGTGTTGACCGGTATTCCGGTGCGCGCCGATGTCGCGATGACGGGCGAAATCACGCTGCGTGGCGAAGTCCTGCCGATCGGTGGCCTTAAGGAGAAGTTGCTCGCGGCGCATCGCGGTGGCATCAAGCTGGTGCTGATTCCGGAAGAGAACGTGAAGGACTTGACGGAGATTCCGGACAACGTGAAGAACGCGATCGAAATCGTGCCGGTCCGCTGGATCGACAAGGTTCTGGAGCTTGCGCTCGAACGTGTACCGCAAGCGCTGCCGGAGGAAGAGCCGAAGCCCTCGGCGCCGGTTGCGGCTGAAGCGGGCAAGGATGCCGCGACGGACGTCGTCAAGCACTAAGGCTCGAAGCGCATGAGAATGCGCTGACGCCGGTACTCTGCAGCACTGCTGCTTGCTGAAGTAGACAACCCGCGGTCAAGGCCGCGGGTTTTTTTTGCCCGCACGACTCGGTCGCTGAGTCGCATCGCCAGTCTTTCCGCTGCAACATACTGTGACGAAAGCGCCCCCTCTAAGACCCCCTGATCAGGCTCAACCCCGGTTGACATAAGGGTTTCGGCCGCTTCTAATGAGGCGGCCTGGCGTTAGCGCCGGCCGCGTGGCGGGAGTGCTGGAAAGCACTGTCTGGGTTGCCAATAACTATTCACGGGGGTTTGAATGAACAAGACGGAATTGATCGATCACATCGCACAACAAGCCGACATTTCCAAGGCCGCGGCCGGCCGTGCGCTGGATGCAGTCATCGCGGGTGTCAAGAGCACGTTGAAGAAGGGTGGATCGGTCACGTTGGTCGGCTTTGGCACGTTCGCGGTCGGCAAGCGCACAGCGCGCACCGGACGCAATCCGCGCACGGGCGCTGCGATCAAAATCAAGGCAGCGAAAGTTCCCAAATTTAGGCCTGGCAAAGCGCTGAAGGATGCGCTAAACTAATTGGCTTGCTGCATCAGGAATTGCATAGTCCGATTGCATGAACGATTCATGTGGAGAGCGGCAGCACGACAGAAAGCACATCAAGCACTGAATCACGAAACGGGTGCTTAGCTCAGTTGGTAGAGCGGCGCCCTTACAAGGCGTAGGTCGGGAGTTCGAGCCTCTCAGCACCCACCAGTTTCGCGATTTTCTGTT
Above is a window of Paraburkholderia sprentiae WSM5005 DNA encoding:
- a CDS encoding HU family DNA-binding protein — encoded protein: MNKTELIDHIAQQADISKAAAGRALDAVIAGVKSTLKKGGSVTLVGFGTFAVGKRTARTGRNPRTGAAIKIKAAKVPKFRPGKALKDALN